A stretch of the Festucalex cinctus isolate MCC-2025b chromosome 20, RoL_Fcin_1.0, whole genome shotgun sequence genome encodes the following:
- the cbln2b gene encoding cerebellin-2b — translation MVPARCPGLALLFLLLGCTVAVSLGQNDTEPIVLEGKCLVVCDSNPSSDGGVTSSLGISVRSAGAKVAFSAVRGTNHEPSEMSNTSMTIYFDQVLVNIGNHFDLKASVFQAPRRGIYSFSFHVVKVYNRQTIQVNLMQNDYPVISAFAGDQDVTREAASNGVLLMVEREDRVYLKLERGTLMGGWKYSTFSGFLVFPL, via the exons ATGGTGCCAGCGCGCTGCCCGGGACtggccctcctcttcctcctcctgggGTGCACCGTGGCCGTGAGCCTCGGCCAGAACGACACGGAGCCCATCGTGCTGGAGGGCAAGTGTCTCGTCGTGTGCGACTCGAACCCTTCCTCGGACGGAGGGGTCACGTCCTCTCTCGGCATCTCGGTGCGCTCGGCCGGGGCCAAAGTGGCTTTTTCGGCCGTGCGTGGAACCAACCACGAGCCGTCGGAGATGAGCAACACGTCCATGACGATCTACTTTGACCAG GTTTTAGTGAACATCGGCAACCATTTCGACCTGAAGGCGAGTGTTTTCCAAGCGCCAAGGCGGGGGATTTACAGTTTCAGTTTCCACGTGGTGAAAGTCTACAACAGACAAACCATTCAG GTAAACCTGATGCAAAATGATTACCCAGTCATATCAGCCTTTGCCGGGGACCAGGATGTGACAAGGGAGGCGGCCAGTAATGGAGTACTGCTGATGGTGGAGCGAGAGGATCGCGTCTATCTGAAGCTGGAGCGAGGCACTCTTATGGGCGGATGGAAATACTCCACCTTCTCAGGCTTTCTGGTCTTTCCTCTATAA